The Halomonas sp. THAF5a genome segment TCATGGGGGCGGGCGGCGTGTCGCCCCGATCCCGCTTGGGATGTGCCCCGCGCAATGCCACACTCGAGGCGCCTGTCATCAGGCGCTATCCATCGATCGGGGAGGGCACGATGAGCAACGGTCTCTACCAGCGACTGGCCTGCGACTGTGGCGCGGTTTGCCTGCTGGCCTGCGGGGTGCCGCTCGGCGGGGCCGTGGACCCGGTCGGCACGTCCGTCACCCTCTGGCCGCTGGAGGCGGTGCAGGTCGGCGAGGGCGTCGATGAGCTCGTCTCCCGCGAGGCGGCCTCGGGCGGCGTGAGCCAAGAGTGTCGTCGCTGCGGCGAGGTGATGGGCGTCGAGCATAATGAGGCGGGCGTGGTGGCGCTGCCCTGGGCGGCAGACGATGAGTCGGACGCCGTGCAGCCGGTCTCGCTCCGGGAGCCTCTGGAGGCCCTCGGCTACCGCTTCCCCGCAAGGGGCAACGGCTGACGATGGCGCCGCCTCAGTGCCGCGGCGGGTAGCCCAGGGCCTCGCGCAGCCGCTCGGCGTGCTGGGCCACCCAGGTCGGGTCGATGGGGCCCCAGTCGCGAATCACGTAGCTGCCGATGTTGTGTCGCTCGCCCGGCAGGGGCTCGAACTCGCAGACCATGTCCAGTTCGGCCAGGGCGGCGAGGGTGTCCTGGGCGGTGCGCCGGGGCATGCCGGTGGCCTCCATGATGGCCGGCACGCTGGCGGCGCCGCTGACCACCAGGTGGGCGACGTAGAGGCGACGATAGAAGCTGGTGCGGGTCTTGCTCAGGGTCATGCGGAGCATCCTTGGCGGGTACGGGCTCGGGCGAGCGGCATGCCTCGCCTCGCTGCCTGCAGTCTAGCGGCTTCGTCCTGCCTGGCACCATGGCTTCCTTCCTCGCCCGCCTTCCCCAGCCGCGGGGCAGGCGCGGGGAGGGCGGCGCATATCCGACGGGCGGATTCGCGGATCGCTTGCCATGATGGAGGATGGGACACGACACGATGAACCGCCGCCATGGGATGGCCTGCCTGGAGGAATCCCCATGCGCTGGAACGTCTTCATCGTCGGCCAGGATCCGCTGTCGCATCGGCTGCTGCCGCACCTTCGCCATGCCGAGGAGTATGTCTTTCATCCGCTGCTCTCCCTCGAGCAGGTCGTGCACGCCGCGGAATACCCCTTCGATCGCCTGGTGGAGGAGGCGCTTGACGAGCTCGCGCGCTTCGAAGGCCCGGTGGACGCCATCGTCGGCTATTGGGACTTTCCCACCAGCGGGCTCTTGCCCGTGCTGCGCCAGGCCCGGGGGCTGCGTGGCCCGTCCCTCGAGGCGGTGCTCAAGTGCGAGCACAAGTACTGGAGCCGCCTGGAGCAGGCGCGCTCGGTGCCGGAGTGCGTGCCGGCCTTCCAGGCGCTGGACCCCTTCGACCCGCGGGCCGTCGAGTCCGTGGAGATCGACTATCCGTTCTGGCTCAAGCCGATCAAGGCGCACTCCTCGCACCTTGGCTTTCGCATCGAGAGCGCCGAGCAGCTGCGCGAAGTGCTGCCGCTCATCCGCGCCGGCATCGGACGCTTTGGCCGGCCCTTCGACGAGATGTGCGCCCATGCCGCGCTGCCCGAAGAGGTGGCGGCGATCACCGGCCATCACTGCATCGCCGAGGCGATCATCTCGGACGGGCGCCAGTGCACCCTGGAGGGCTACGTGCAGGGCGGGGAGGTGCACCTGGTGGGCATCGTCGACAGCCTGCGCGACGACGACCACCCCTCCGTGCTGCTGCGCTACGCGTATCCCTCCTCGCTGCCCGAGGCGCTCCAGCAGCGCATGCTGGCGCTGACCCGGCGCTTCATCGCCCGGATTGGCTTTGATGACGGGCCCTTCAACATCGAGTACTTCCACGACGCGCAGCGCGACCGGCTCTGGCTGCTCGAGGTCAATGCGCGCCTCTCGCGCTCCCACGCGGCGCTCTTCCGGCTGGTCGACGGCGCGCCGCACTTCCAGGTGATGGTGGACGTGGCGCTGGGCCTCGCGCCGCGCATGCCCCATCGCGAGGGACCCTACGCCGTGGCCGCCAAGCAGATGCTGCGGGTCTTCGAGAATGGCCGGGTCGAGCGGGTGCCGAACGAGGCGGAGATTCGCCGCGTCGAGGCGGCGTTCCCGGGCACCCTGGTGCAGCTCAACGTGGCGCAGGGGATGCGGCTCTCCGAGCTCAGGCACCAGGACTCCTTCTCCTGGGAGCTGGGCGTGCTCTTCACCGGGGCCGAGAATTGCGAGGCGCTGGAGGCGCGCATCGCGCAGTGCCGCCGGATGCTGCCGTTCAGGATCGCGCCGCTGGCGGACGAGGAGGGGGCCTGAATCGCCGTCGCCGGCCATGATCAGAGGAGGAGGCCATGCGTATCGTCACCGACTTTCCCTACCGCGTGGCGTGCCACGACCCGGTGTGGATCCCCATGGACGACGGCGTCACGCTCTGCGGACGGCTCTGGCGGCCGGTTGGCGCGGACTCGCGGCCGGTGCCGGCCATCCTGGAGTACATTCCCTACCGGCTGCGCGACGGCTCGGCGCGGCGCGATGCCCAGCACCACCGCTACTTCGCCGGCCACGGCTACGCCTCGATCCGCGTCGATATCCGCGGCAGCGGCGACTCCGGGGGCGTGCTCACCGACGAGTACCTGGAGCATGAGCTCCTCGACGGCGAGGCGATCCTGCGCTGGCTGGCCGCCCAGCCCTGGTGCGACGGCCGGGTCGGCATGATCGGCATCTCCTGGGGCGGCTTCAACGGCCTGCAGCTGGCGGCCCGCCGGCCCCCCGAGCTCGGCGCCGTGGTCAGCGTCTGCTCCACCGACGATCGCTACGCCGACGACGTCCACTACATGGGCGGCTGCCTGCTGGGGGACAACCTCTCCTGGGCCTCGACCATGTTCGCCTACAACGCCCTGCCGCCGGACCCCAGCGTGGTGGGCGAGGCGTGGCGTGAGATGTGGCACCGGCGCCTGGAGGGCAGCGGGTTGTGGCTAGCCACCTGGCTCGAGCACCCCCACCGCGACGCCTACTGGCGCCACGGCTCGATCTGCGAGGACTTCTCCCGGGTGCAGGTGCCGGTGCTGGCGGTGAGCGGCTGGTCGGACGGCTACTCCAACGCCGTCAAGCGCCTGGTGGCGAACCTGCCCGGCCGCTGCCAGGGGCTGATCGGCCCCTGGAGCCACAAGTACCCGCACCTGGGCGAGCCGGGGCCGGCCATCGGCTTCCTGCAGGAGTGCCTGCGCTGGTGGGACCAGTGGCTCAAGGGACGCGATACCGGGGTCAAGGAGGAGCCGGCGCTCAAGGTGTGGATGCAGGACAGCATGCCGCCGACCACCCGGGTGGGCTGCCGGCCGGGGCGCTGGGTCGCCGAGCCCTGCTGGCCCTCGCCCAATATCGTGCAGGTCAAGCTGCCCCTCTCCCCCGACCGGCTGCACCTCGACGGACGCTCCGTCGAGGAGGAGAGCGTGCTGACCGTGCAGTCGCCGCTGACCTGCGGGCTCTTTGCCGGCAAGTGGTGCTCCTATGCTGCCGGCCCGGATCTGGCCCACGACCAGCGCCAGGAGGACGGCGGCGCCCTGACCTTCGACAGCCCGCCCCTGGAGGCGCCGCTGGAGGTGATGGGGGCGGCGGTGGTGGAGCTGGAGCTGGCCGCCGACCGGCCGGTGGCCATGGTGGCGGCGCGCCTCTCCGACGTGGCCCCCGACGACAAGGCGACCCGGGTCACCTACGGCCTGCTCAACCTCACCCACCGCGAGAGCCACGCCGCGCCGAGCCCCCTGACGCCGGGCCGCCGCTATCGCGTGCGGCTGCAGCTCAACGACGTGGCCCAGGTGTTTCCCCGGGGGCACCGGCTGCGGCTCTCGCTCTCCACCTCCTACTGGCCGCTCGCCTGGGCGCCGCCGGCGCTGGTGCGCCTGACGCTCTTCGATCGGGGCTGCGCGCTGCACCTGCCGGTGCGTCCGCCCCGCGAGGAGGACAGCCGGCTGGCGTCCTTCGCCGAGCCCGAGGCGGCCCCGAGCATCGAGACCACCCGCCTCGCGCCCGGCCATCACAACTGGTACGTGCATCGCGACCTGGCCGAGGACCTCTCGGTCCTGGAGGTGATCAACGACAATGGCCGCCTTCGCCTCGAGGACTCCGGGATCGAGGTGGCGACCCGGGCGGTGGAGACCTACGCCTGCCGCGACGACGACGTCGACTCCCTGGAGGGCACGACCCACTGGGAGCGCTCGCTGGCCCGGGGCGACTGGGCGGTGCGCACCGTGACATTCACGCGCCTCACCTCGGATGCCGAGACCTTCCGGCTGCACGCCACCCTGGACGCCTACGAGGGGGAGACCCGGGTCTTCTGCCGCAGCTGGGACCTGCGCCTGCCGCGCCGGCTGGTGTGAGCGCTCAGCGCGCCAGGAACCAGCCCTTCATGGCATCGGTGATGCGGCGCATCTCGGCCTCGCTCGTCACGTAGGCGGGCATGGTGTAGAGCCAGCGGCCGAAGGGGCGCAGCCAGACGCCTCGGTCGCGGGCGAAGTCGGCCACGCCCTTGAGCGACGCGGCGTCGTGGACCTCGATCACCGCGGTGGCGCCGAGCGCGCGCACGTCGGCGACGTCCGGGTGGGCGCGCAGCGCCGCATCCTCGACCAGGGCCTCGCGCAGCATGGCGTTGAGCGCCGTAATGCGGCCCAGGTAGTCGTCCTCCTCGAACACCGCCAGGCTCTCCAGCGCCACCCGGCAGGCCAGCGGATTGCCCATGAAGGTGGGGCCGTGCATGAAGGCGTGCAGCTCGCTGTCGCCGACGAAGGTGTCGTGGACCCGATCGGTGGCAAGCGTCGCGGCGTGGCCCAGGTAGCCGCCGGTCAGCCCCTTGGAGAGCACCATGATGTCCGGCGTCACATCGGCGTGGTCGGCGGCGAACATCCGCCCGGTGCGTCCGAAGCCGGTGGCCACCTCGTCGAAGATCAGCAGCACGTCGAACTCGTCGCACAGCTCGCGGGCGCCGCGCAGGTAGTGGGGCGAGGTCATGTTGAGCCCGCCGGCGGCCTGCAGCAGCGGCTCCATCAGCAGCGCGCCGATCTCCTCGTGATGGGCCTCCAGCACGCCGCGCAGGGCGTCGAGGTCGGTCTGCACTGCCTCCTGGGTGGCGTCGAAGCCGGCGGTGGGGGCGGGGGCGAAGTGGTGCTGGGGCAGGAAGCCCGAGAACAGCGAGTGCATGCCCTCTTCCGGATCGCACACCGCCATGCAGCCGGCGGTGTCGCCGTGGTAGGCCTTCATCAGCGTCAGCATGCGGTGCTTGGCCGGCTTGCCGCGCAGGTAGTGGTACTGCACGGCCATCTTCATGGCCACTTCCATGCCCACCGAGCCGCTGTCGGAGAAGAAGACGTGATTGAGGCCCTCGGGCGTCACGCGCACCAGCTCCCGCGCGAGGCGGTCGGCGGGCTCGTGGGTCAGGCCGCCGAGCATCACGTGGCAGAGCTCGTCGGCCTGGTGCTGGATGGCCTCGACCAGGCGCGGATGGCGATAGCCATGGATCATGCACCACCAGGAGCAGGTGGCGTCGAGCAGCGTCTCGCCGCCCTCCAGGGTAAAGGTCGCGCCCTCGCCGCCGACCACCTTGGGGGCCGGGCGCTGGGTCTTGAGGTGGGCATAGGGGTGCCAGACGGGGGACGTCATGAGGGCCTCCGAGGAGTCGGCAGAGAGTGAAGGGGGCGAAAACCGCGAGGGGCAACGGCCCGGTGCGCCGCGGATGGGAGCGCAAACGATGGACACGACGCATCGCCGTGCCTTCTCGAGGAAAGCCGGTGCGAGAGAGAGCGAAACGCTGTGTTGAGATGGTGCGGATGGGGAGACTTGAATTTTCTAGGTTTCACGTAATTTCAATATGTTAGGTGAAATTGCTGACTAGTTACTGACCATTCTATCTGAACATCTCCACGGCACGCATTCCGACCTCGGGTGAGGAGTTCGGTACCCACTTGGCGTAAGTGCGGGCGGTGAACACCACATCGCGGTGGCCGAGCTGCTTGCTTACCCAGGCCAGGGGCTCGCCAGCGGACAGCATCATCGAGGCGAAGGTGTGCCGCGTCTGGTACAGGGTACGGTACCGCACGCCGGAGCGTAGGACCGCCGGTCGCCACAGCTTCTCGCGTATGTCGGCGTCGCTGCGGAACGGTTGCTGGCCGCGCGGCCACAGAAAGATGCGGCCGGAGGGATTCAGCCTGGTGAATTGCTTCTGTGCCTTAAGGGCCTCGGCGGCCGGTGGTAGGAGGGTGACGGTACGGCGACCCGCGGCGGTCTTCGTGTCCTCCAGGTTGCCTCGCGCTTCGCGCGTGCTCGACTTCGATACCATGATCTCCATGCGCTTCCAATCGATGTCGCCCCACTCGAGGGCGATGTATTCGCTGGGCCGCATGCCCGTCCAGAAAGCGAACTGGAAGAGAGGGCGCACCTCGTCGCGCATGGCCGCCAGAATGGCGATCTGTTCGTCCCGGGTGAACGGGTCCGGGCCGCGGCTGGAGGTAGGGCCCTGGTTGCGCCGGTAGTGCCAACCCTTGATGGGGTTGGAGTAAATCAGCTGGTCGTGCATGGCGTCGCTGAGGGCCGAACGCAGCACGGTGAGAATGTTGCTGATCCGCTTGTTGCCGCAGGAGAGCGTGGTGACCCACTCGCGCACGGCGGGGCGCGTTACCTCCGGTAGGGTCAGGTTACCCAGCTCAGGGATGATGAGCCTCTCGATGATCGTGGTGTAGGTGCGGATCGTGCTGGCCTTGAGCGTGGGCTTCTTGGCCTCAAGCCAGCTTCGCAGATAATGGTCGAGCCGATCGCCCCGCAGGAACTTGCGGGCGTTCTTGCTGCGGGGAAAGGTGACCTGGTAGTCGAAGGTACCGGCCTCGATCGACGCGATGACAGCGGCGCGATGGCGCGCCGCCTTCTTCAGGTTAGCGGGGGTGGGCTGGAGCTTGAGGCGTTCGCGGCAGCGGGCGCCTTGGTAGTAGAAGTCGATCTCGACAGTGCTGGCCGAAGCGATCCTGACCCCTTCGTGGTGACTCCGCTGGTTACCCACCTTGCGTATCCCTCCAGTGACATCAGCACCCGTCCGTCCGGTGCTTTCATGAATTCATGGCCATTGCGCCATTGGCCGCGACGGATTTTCGAACGCACCGCTTCCTCGCTGTAGCCGGTGAGTTCTGAGAAGCGCTCGATTGTGACGTGGTCAACGGGCAGCATAGTGACTCCCCACTGGTAGCACGTTGGCGCCGATGTGGCATGGCGTCATGTGATGCCTAATGCCATCCGTGCAGTGTCTCGTGACGTCTTCCGGGGCATCCTGTTCACTGGTGACCGCCAGTCGATCGACGCGATCCTGGGCGATGACCACCATGGTGCGATAGCGCAGCCTGGCGCGTCGGCTCTGCTTGATATGTTCCTCGAGCTGGCCGAGGACGCGGCTGAAGAGTGGCATGTTCAGTCGCCTCCCTTGGCTTGGCAGCGTTTCTCGTGGGCCCGGGCGCGCAGCCAGTTCGCCATCTGGTGCATGGCCGGCACGCAGTCATCGGCGGCCTCATCCAGTGCCTCGGCCTGGGCGATTTGCCGATCCCTGCCGTTCAGCACGTCCTGGGCCAAGGCGATCTTTTCGCGCTCTAGGCGGTCGCGCTCCTTGAACAGCGCGTGCACAGCGGCGATCTCGTCGGGGTTCAACGAGCAGGGTGCGCCGATCTCGAGGCGACGGCGCACGAACTGCTGGAAGCTGGCGGTGTAGTTCATAACGCCTCCCCGATCGGATGCGCAGCATCCTGCTCAAGGATGCCGTCATTGGCGAGTTTCTGTGCGAAATTCTGCTCAGAGTGGTGGACCCGGGCGATGGTGTTCACGCCTCACCTCCCTGCCGCTGGGCAGCGCGGTCGAGGCGTTCGATCTCGGCGAGGATCAGGGCACCGGCCTTGACCAGGTTGCGGCGCGGATCGGCGCTGGGCTTCCACCACTTGTCTGCCCAAGGCCAGATGGCGGTGCTGGCGGTAGAGCCTCGGCCCGTATCGGCATGGTGGGCATAGCTCGCGGCGGCGTTTGCCAGTTCGCCATGCTGGTACCCATCATCGCGCTCGCGGCTGAAACTCTCGGTCGAGAGCTGCCGCATGCGCTCGCGGTAGACGTCCAGGTATGGGGCGCTGAAGTGGCTGTTCGGGCCGGCGAAGGCGGAGTCGGCGCACAGCAGCAGTTGGGCGAACACCGTCTTGGCGCGCACGGCGACGCTGTAGAGGTCGCCTTCGTCGTTCTCGCTGCGATCGAGCTCGCTGAAGCCCGGCGGGTGCTCGAAGGTGAGCCCGTCGATATAGGCCTGGGAGTCGTTGGCGTAGGCGTCGATGGCCGCGGGGTCATCGCAGGCCGGGTCGATGGGCGGATCAATCAGCTTGATGCTGACCTCGAAGCCGAAGGGCTCGAGGATGTCCTGGAAGGGCTGTTCCTCGAACAGCGGGTGATCGAGCAGCTGGTGGGTGTGCATGTGGTCTCTCCTGTGGTGGGCAGGATCTAGCGGTGGTGGCGGTAGCGCATGGCGCGCTGATCGGCGACGTAGCGCACGAAGGCCGCGTCGCCGAGGCGTGCGTGGATCTCGGGTCGGCGCTGGGTCCAGCGGGTCATGGCGCTGGGCGAGATCCCGGCATCGCGGGCCATCTGGGTGAGCGATTCGCCCGGCTTGCCGGGCGCCCGCTTGGGGGCGGGCGCCTTCTTCTGGGGCGCTGGCCGTGCGTCTTGCCATTCGCGTGCGGTGAGTTTCATGGCGTGCCTCTAGTGCCAGATCAGCCAGCCCAGCGCGAGGCCGGCGACGAAGACGTAGCCGAAGTGCAGATACGCGCCGAGCAGGCTGAACAGTTCCATGGCTTCCTCGTCGGGTTGCGTTCCGGTCAGTCCGCGGTGCCCGTGGGCGCGCGGAAATCGGTGGTCGGTACCGCGTCGATCATTCGCCGGCGCAGCTGCTGGTCGCTCTTCGACGTGGTGATCATCATCTCGCGCTGGGCGGCGGCTTCGCGGGCCTGGTGCTCGAGCAGCGCCGCCAACTGGTAGAGGCAGATGAATCCTTGGGCCTTGTAGGAGCGGTCGAGCGTGACGATGGGCAGCGGGATCTCGCCGTCGCGCAGGGCGCGGCGGAAGCGCTCGGCGCTGCGGTTGCGGAAGTAGCGCAGGCGCACCGTCTCGAGCGGGATCAGCACGTCGCCAAACTCGCGGTAGAGCAGGGCCACGGTGCTGACCGGCTCGGCCTCGTCGAGCCAGGGCGGCGGCGCGGTGGGCGGCTCAGTGCGCGGCATCGTTGGCGGCCTCCCGCTCGGTGACGACGTCGCGGCCCAGCCGGTGGGCGATGTACATCAGCCCCCGCTCGGTGACGAGCGTCTTGCCGTAGGGGCGCGGCTGGCCGAGCCCCACGTGCTCGTACTGGCGCAGTTCGACGACCAGGCGCCCTGTGCTGGTGTGCTCGCGGGTGCCCAGGTTGTGCTGGTCGAGCATGCCTAGCTCGCGCAGCTGCTGGCACAGGGTGGTGCGGCCGGTGCCGAGCAGCGCGGCGGCCTGCTGGAGGGTGTAGCGCTTCATGCCAGGTCCTCCGTGCGAATGCCCAGGTCGTTCAGGGCGGCGTCGAGGGGATCGCGCTCGGTGAGCGCGACGGGATCGTCGAGCAGCGCGCTTTCCGCCATGGCGTAGGCGTGGAACCAGGAGGTGTCGCTGTGCCAGGTGACGGCGCGGGCGTAGCGCATCATCCAGCGGTCGCGCTGAAGGCGCTGCCACCAGCGGCGGAGGCGCCAAGCGGTTATGCGAAGCATGCGGTGGCCCCTCCGGCGTCGATCATCTGCTCCACGGCGATGGTCAGGCGGGCGTTGAGCTCGTCGAGGTCGCCGCCGTTGGTGATCAGCTGGTCGCGCTTGTGCAAGGCGATGCCGGCCTCGCTGAGGTGCGCACGTACCTGGGCGTTGCCGGGCCTGTGAAGGTGGATCACGGTGCCGCCGTGCTGGCGGATCCAGTCGGCCTCCTGGGGGAAGCGCACGTCGCTGAACACGGCCCCCTGAAAGCGCTCGGTCTCCACGTCCTCGAGCATGGCGAGGCGGCGCTCGGCGAGCTTGACCCAGAAGTTGGTGCCATAGAGGTCCCGACCCCATTCGGTGTCCAGGGTCTGCATTAGCTCGCGGGGGCTGAACTCAATGCCGGGCAGCGGGGCCTCCTTGGCCTCGCCGTCCAGGGCGTGAACGTCGATGTCGAGCATAGCGCCCAGGGCGTCCTTGATCGGATCGGCGAAGTTGATGCGGGCCAGCCCGAAGCGCTCGGCGATGATTTTTTGGGCGGTGCTCTTGCCGCAGCGGGCGGGGCCGGTGAGGCCGATCAGCAGCTTTGTGGGGGTCATGAGCTTCTCCTCTCGCGGTGTTCGAGCCAAGCGCCCAGCAGGCAAGCGGGCAGGATGAACAGGGCCACCACCAGCAGCAGGCCGACCATCACGGCGACGCCGGTGGCCGCCTCGCTGGCGTGCAGAGGCAGCAAGCCCACCATCAGCTGGGCCATGGTGCGGAAAGGGTCGAGGAGGGCGGCGATCATGCGGCACCCCCGGGCGAGGGCAGGTAGCCCTCGAGCTTGGTGATGATGTCGCCCAGCGCCTTGAGGCTGTCGGGCTGGGCGAGCTCGTGTGGGGGCAGGTACAGCCGGGCGCTCCAGCTGGCCCGGTGGCTGCCGTCGCCGCCATCGCTCTCCGCCTGGTGTGCCGGCGGCACGAGGTGGACATACACGCTGTGGACGGTGCCGCTGTAGTGGTAGCAGGCGACGTGATCGGTCTGCAGGCTGACGTCGATCCAGAGATCCTGGATGCGCGCCATCAGGCAGCGATGGGCGCTGGTGAGCTGCTGGAGGGGGATGACCTCAGCCACGGGCCACCTCCTGCGCCTGGTGCAGGCAGCGGGCGGGCTCGATCAGCGGCAGCAGCCGGATGTGGCGGGTGAAGGGGTCAGGCAGCGCGAGGTGGCCGGTGGCCAGCTCGACGCGCTTTACCGCCTGTGGGGTGGCGGCGGCCGGGTGCAGGTAGACCCGGGCCTGGGATGGGCGTGTGGTGTGCATTGCCATACTCCGTGGTGGGCGGGTATGGCATGAGGTTCGTACCTATATGGTGTTCTTGTCAATACCTTTTAGGTATCTTCTCCATCGTTGCCTTCCTCATTGTCGTCGCGGAATTTGCGGAAGTGCGTGGGCGAGCCGTGCTTCTTGATCTCTACTTTTCTGATTTGGTTGTCGTTATTTTTGTTATATTTGTTCGATGAAATGTATCTGCTTATAATTTTGTTTATATCGTCAATGGTAAGGTCTTCGTTGGTTTTGCTTTCATTTTGGTTGGAGCTTTTTGATGCCTCTCTTCTTTCTAGTCCTGCAAGCCTGTTGGAGAGAGATCTCGTGGTGAGGAGTATTTCGCTAAGTATGTCATCGGGTTTTCTCTCTTCTTCTTCAGTTTCCGAGGTGTCGTGAGATTCCTCGATTCTGGCAAGCCCTGATTCATAATCAGGCCAATACTTTTCAAAAACTTTCTCTAGTACGCTTACGTCTAGTCCGGAATCGCCAAGCAAATTGTTTAGCATATAAATAAGGCGCAATATGCTTTCTTTTGTTGGGAAGGTGTGGTTGAAGTTTGCGAGAGGGTTGTTTATGTCCTGTGGCTCTAGGTCAATTAGGAATGTGCAAACTCTGTTGCTTGAAAGGCCCTTTGCTAGGGCTCCGGACTCAAACATGATCCATGGGCTGTTTTTGTTTTCTTGAGTCAAAAAAACAATGCCAATCCCAGTGTCGTTCAGCTCGTTAGAGATCTCAGTAAACCACAGTGAGCCTCCGTCAATGCCTTTGGTTGAGATCCAGGGGCGAAGTGACTGCAAGACGCATTGCAGCCATTCGTTTGTCAGTTCTGCGACTGCTTTGCTTTTTGCACCTGACCAGCTAAGAAATACCTTCACTTTTAAGCTCCATTGTTAAAGGTCTTCAACCCTCCAGCGGGCTTTTCCTATTATTGTCCATTCACCGTCCATGCGTGTGTAACGAGGTTCGAAACTGGGGTTTATGGCACACAAGTACAGGTCGTCACCCTCGGTGCGCAATTGCTTAAATGTGCCTGAGTTGTCACTCAGCCGCATGGCGTATACAAAATCACCGTTATGCCACTCTAGGTCAGGGTCGATGACAATCTTGTCGCCCTCTTGGAACCTAGGTTCCATGCTGATGCCTTCAATCCTGAGTGCAAACGCTTGAGGGCCTGTTGGTCCGGGTGCAAGCACATACTCAGAAACGTGGGCGTCTTCGATGTTTTCCATGACTTTCCCTGCCGATGCCTGGCCTAGCACCGGCAGCCGCCGCGTCGAAGTGGTTACCACCGCGGCGTTCTCATCATGTAAAGGTTGGTCTAGGAAGCCCTTCGGCAGATCCAAGCAAGCCTCTATGTGCCGGGCTAGGTTGTTGCCTATCCCTTTGTGTGCTGAAGCGCCCGCTATGGCGCTCACCTGTCCTTGGCTTCTGTCGATCAGGTCGGCGAAGGCCTTCAGGGTGAGGGCGCGGTCACTAATGATCGCCTGTACGCGGCGTCTGCGGGTCGTCGTGATGTCCATTCATGAAGCATCCTTGACATTACCCAAATGGTAAACGAGCATTGTGGTGTTGGTAATTTGATACCAAAAAGGTATTGAGGTGTCGTTATGAAGCTATCTGACTACCTTCGTGAGCTGGACCGGCCTGAGGCTAATGGCTGCATTCCGCTGGAGCAGTTTGCTGAAAGGGCAGGTACCACAGTGGGTTATCTACGCGTTCATGTTCTTCGCGCACGGAAACCTGCTTCCTTGAGGTACATGCGCCGCTTGGCGCAAGCAAGCGAAGGAAGGGTCTCTTTGCTTGAAGTGCTCGTTCACTACGGAGTGCCCTCCGAAGAGCTGAAGATGGAGCAGGCCGCCTAGCAAGGCGGCCTGCGGGTGCCGGAGGACCTACCCACCATAGGTCCATCCTCCGGCGATGTGCCGGGAGTGTTTGCCCACCACGAGCGACTCCCGGCGATGTGATGCACACCACATGCGATCACGTTTGCAGGATAACGCAATCGGCAGCGGGTCGCATGGCAACGACAAGGGAGTAATGTCATGACCCGCCGTTGGCTCTCCTCTCAGGAGCGCGCCCAGCGCGAAGTCCTGCCCCTCAATCTGGCCCTGTACCACGCGGCCCGTGAATACCCGG includes the following:
- a CDS encoding acetyl-CoA carboxylase biotin carboxylase subunit family protein produces the protein MRWNVFIVGQDPLSHRLLPHLRHAEEYVFHPLLSLEQVVHAAEYPFDRLVEEALDELARFEGPVDAIVGYWDFPTSGLLPVLRQARGLRGPSLEAVLKCEHKYWSRLEQARSVPECVPAFQALDPFDPRAVESVEIDYPFWLKPIKAHSSHLGFRIESAEQLREVLPLIRAGIGRFGRPFDEMCAHAALPEEVAAITGHHCIAEAIISDGRQCTLEGYVQGGEVHLVGIVDSLRDDDHPSVLLRYAYPSSLPEALQQRMLALTRRFIARIGFDDGPFNIEYFHDAQRDRLWLLEVNARLSRSHAALFRLVDGAPHFQVMVDVALGLAPRMPHREGPYAVAAKQMLRVFENGRVERVPNEAEIRRVEAAFPGTLVQLNVAQGMRLSELRHQDSFSWELGVLFTGAENCEALEARIAQCRRMLPFRIAPLADEEGA
- a CDS encoding pyocin activator PrtN family protein, which produces MPRTEPPTAPPPWLDEAEPVSTVALLYREFGDVLIPLETVRLRYFRNRSAERFRRALRDGEIPLPIVTLDRSYKAQGFICLYQLAALLEHQAREAAAQREMMITTSKSDQQLRRRMIDAVPTTDFRAPTGTAD
- a CDS encoding CocE/NonD family hydrolase, with product MRIVTDFPYRVACHDPVWIPMDDGVTLCGRLWRPVGADSRPVPAILEYIPYRLRDGSARRDAQHHRYFAGHGYASIRVDIRGSGDSGGVLTDEYLEHELLDGEAILRWLAAQPWCDGRVGMIGISWGGFNGLQLAARRPPELGAVVSVCSTDDRYADDVHYMGGCLLGDNLSWASTMFAYNALPPDPSVVGEAWREMWHRRLEGSGLWLATWLEHPHRDAYWRHGSICEDFSRVQVPVLAVSGWSDGYSNAVKRLVANLPGRCQGLIGPWSHKYPHLGEPGPAIGFLQECLRWWDQWLKGRDTGVKEEPALKVWMQDSMPPTTRVGCRPGRWVAEPCWPSPNIVQVKLPLSPDRLHLDGRSVEEESVLTVQSPLTCGLFAGKWCSYAAGPDLAHDQRQEDGGALTFDSPPLEAPLEVMGAAVVELELAADRPVAMVAARLSDVAPDDKATRVTYGLLNLTHRESHAAPSPLTPGRRYRVRLQLNDVAQVFPRGHRLRLSLSTSYWPLAWAPPALVRLTLFDRGCALHLPVRPPREEDSRLASFAEPEAAPSIETTRLAPGHHNWYVHRDLAEDLSVLEVINDNGRLRLEDSGIEVATRAVETYACRDDDVDSLEGTTHWERSLARGDWAVRTVTFTRLTSDAETFRLHATLDAYEGETRVFCRSWDLRLPRRLV
- a CDS encoding helix-turn-helix domain-containing protein, which codes for MTLSKTRTSFYRRLYVAHLVVSGAASVPAIMEATGMPRRTAQDTLAALAELDMVCEFEPLPGERHNIGSYVIRDWGPIDPTWVAQHAERLREALGYPPRH
- a CDS encoding site-specific integrase; its protein translation is MGNQRSHHEGVRIASASTVEIDFYYQGARCRERLKLQPTPANLKKAARHRAAVIASIEAGTFDYQVTFPRSKNARKFLRGDRLDHYLRSWLEAKKPTLKASTIRTYTTIIERLIIPELGNLTLPEVTRPAVREWVTTLSCGNKRISNILTVLRSALSDAMHDQLIYSNPIKGWHYRRNQGPTSSRGPDPFTRDEQIAILAAMRDEVRPLFQFAFWTGMRPSEYIALEWGDIDWKRMEIMVSKSSTREARGNLEDTKTAAGRRTVTLLPPAAEALKAQKQFTRLNPSGRIFLWPRGQQPFRSDADIREKLWRPAVLRSGVRYRTLYQTRHTFASMMLSAGEPLAWVSKQLGHRDVVFTARTYAKWVPNSSPEVGMRAVEMFR
- the bioA gene encoding adenosylmethionine--8-amino-7-oxononanoate transaminase encodes the protein MTSPVWHPYAHLKTQRPAPKVVGGEGATFTLEGGETLLDATCSWWCMIHGYRHPRLVEAIQHQADELCHVMLGGLTHEPADRLARELVRVTPEGLNHVFFSDSGSVGMEVAMKMAVQYHYLRGKPAKHRMLTLMKAYHGDTAGCMAVCDPEEGMHSLFSGFLPQHHFAPAPTAGFDATQEAVQTDLDALRGVLEAHHEEIGALLMEPLLQAAGGLNMTSPHYLRGARELCDEFDVLLIFDEVATGFGRTGRMFAADHADVTPDIMVLSKGLTGGYLGHAATLATDRVHDTFVGDSELHAFMHGPTFMGNPLACRVALESLAVFEEDDYLGRITALNAMLREALVEDAALRAHPDVADVRALGATAVIEVHDAASLKGVADFARDRGVWLRPFGRWLYTMPAYVTSEAEMRRITDAMKGWFLAR
- a CDS encoding phage antirepressor KilAC domain-containing protein, whose product is MKRYTLQQAAALLGTGRTTLCQQLRELGMLDQHNLGTREHTSTGRLVVELRQYEHVGLGQPRPYGKTLVTERGLMYIAHRLGRDVVTEREAANDAAH